The DNA sequence CTGCCTGCAGGAACCACCAGCCCCCGCAATAGATAATTAACCCGCAGGGGGGGCGCTTTCTCTCCATTGATCCTGACCTTCCATCCTTCAGGATAATAGATCTCTGAAAAGACAGCCAATTGGTCCGTATCCGTTTGGTATTGATATTTCAGGTAATTG is a window from the Bacteroides sp. genome containing:
- a CDS encoding YfhO family protein, encoding NYLKYQYQTDTDQLAVFSEIYYPEGWKVRINGEKAPPLRVNYLLRGLVVPAGSGEIEFEFRPAAFYAGGKIAWAFSFILLALIGIWVWQFVKRFRKDPADQIFDS